Part of the Niallia alba genome is shown below.
GAGTTGATTATGCGATTACGATTGCACTCTTAACTGGAATAGTTGATATTATTCCGTATTTGGGTACAGGTCTAATATTCGTTCCTTGGATAATTTATGAGATTATTACTGGACAAATCGTGCTGGCAATAGGGTTATCGGTGCTCTATATCGTCGTTTTAGTTCAACGGCAAATAATGGAACCAAAAATTCTCTCTTCTAATATTGGGCTAGATCCCTTAGCAACCTTAATTGCTCTATTTGTTGGATTTAAGCTTTTTGGATTTATCGGGCTAATTATTGGTCCTGTTTCCCTAGTCATTGTCACTACCTTACATAGAGCAAATGTTTTTCAGGACATTTGGAAATTTATTAAAGGAGAAAGTGAGATACCGAAATAAAGTGAGGGTTTCCCTTCATCTCCCACCTATCTTCCTTGAATTCTCCTAAACTTACGGTTGGGTCTTACTGTCCGTTAAATGTGGGATAAAGATGTATTTATTAATCTCTTTGAGAGCAAAGTTTGAAAAAAGGAGCGGTGAATTTCCAATTGGAAATTCACCGCTCTTTTTCATCTATATCTAATGTTAGTATGGACCTCTAATAGAATTTTTCACTTTATCTTCATAAAATGTTCTTAGTGTTTGTAATTCATCCATATTAAATGTTTTTTCCTCTAATGCTTTTAAGTTTTCAACAATTTGCTTTCGATTTTTGAATCCTGGAATTACACAAGAAATACCTTGCTGATCCAATATCCATCGTAATGCTGCAGTAGCCATTGACTTTCGACCATTCGCAATCCAAGTAAGCTCATCTGCTAATTCTACACCCTTTTTAAAACCAAGCCCTGCAAATGTTTCTCCTACATTAAAGGCTTTCCCATTTTCATTAAATTTGCGATGATCATCTTCATCAAAAGTATGATTTTTCGTAAATTTCCCAGTAAGTAAACCACTAGCCAACGGAAGACGCACAAGAATCCCGACCCCTTGCTTCTCCGCTACAGGAATTAATTTCTCAAGTGGTTTTTGGCGAAAAATATTAAAAATAACTTGCAACGCCTTTACGTTTGGATTTTGCAAGCATATAAGCCCCTGCTCCACTGTTTCAACACTTACTCCATAATTCCGAATTTTTCCTTTTTGCTGTAATTTATCAAGTACCTCAAATACTTGACCATCTTTTAATATTTCTGTTGGCGGACAATGAATTTGGTATAAATCGATTGCTTCTCTATTTAATCGCTTTAAACTATTTTCACAATACTGACGAACACTTTCGTCTGAGTATGTTTGCTGTGCAAAAATATCTCCTCCACGACAAAACTTAGTTGCAATATGGATTTGATCCTCTTTCCCTTTCGTGGCCTTAGCAAGCAGCTCCTCACTATGTCCATCTCCATATACATCTGCTGTATCAAAAAAATTCACGCCTTTTTCGATTGCCAGTTCTAAGGATTTTAATGCTTCAGTGTCATCAACCTTTCCCCATGAACCACCAATTGCCCACGTACCGAAACTTACTTCACTGATTTTTAGGCCTGTATTTCCTAAATTTCTGTAATTCACTCTTTAAGCACCTCCACTAGCTAAGACTACTTACACGATTTTATTGAAATTAATGCTAATTTGAACGGTATCTGTAAAAAGAAAAAATCTAAAGGAGTCTCTACTCTGTGCGTATACAGATAAGTTGTTCTATCAAAATTATAACAAGGATTAATAAGTTTGTATATTAAATAAACCAACGTATAAAAAACGATTCCCTTTGTTTATCTTTTGGATAAATAGTTTTTCAACAATATTTATCCCTTTTGTTTAGGTTTGGTTAATAGACAAACTGTAGTATAATTAATCAATTAAGAATGATGCTTTAAGAGATAATTCAACTTCTGATAATAAATAAATTTTTCCAGTTCAAAAGGCAAGATACGGGATAAAAGGAGACTAAGAAAAAACATGCATATTACTTGGAATCAGCAATTGGTAAAAAAAGAAAATAAGTCACTATGTTTATATTTAATTAAAAACAATGCTCCAATCTCTCGGGCAGATATTGCGCAACAAACAGGATTAACAAAGGGCACTGTCTCCTCCTTAGTATCAGAGCTTATTGACGAACAGTTAATCTATAAATCTGGTCATGGCGAGTCGAGTGGAGGCAGACGACCTGTCATGCTGCTATTTAATGAACAAGCAGGCTATTCAATCGGTATTGACCTAGGTGTCAATTACATATTAGGAATTTTAACCGATTTACGTGGAAATATTATTTATCGGATAA
Proteins encoded:
- a CDS encoding aldo/keto reductase — its product is MNYRNLGNTGLKISEVSFGTWAIGGSWGKVDDTEALKSLELAIEKGVNFFDTADVYGDGHSEELLAKATKGKEDQIHIATKFCRGGDIFAQQTYSDESVRQYCENSLKRLNREAIDLYQIHCPPTEILKDGQVFEVLDKLQQKGKIRNYGVSVETVEQGLICLQNPNVKALQVIFNIFRQKPLEKLIPVAEKQGVGILVRLPLASGLLTGKFTKNHTFDEDDHRKFNENGKAFNVGETFAGLGFKKGVELADELTWIANGRKSMATAALRWILDQQGISCVIPGFKNRKQIVENLKALEEKTFNMDELQTLRTFYEDKVKNSIRGPY